The following are from one region of the Centropristis striata isolate RG_2023a ecotype Rhode Island chromosome 19, C.striata_1.0, whole genome shotgun sequence genome:
- the gsna gene encoding gelsolin a, which produces MAAQHPEFERAGQKPGLQVWRVENFDLVPVPENLYGGFYTGDAYLILNTIKQRSGNLQYDLHFWLGDSCTQDESGSAAIFTVQMDDFLGGKPIQYREVQGYESKTFLGYFKSGLKYMKGGVASGFKHVVTNEVQVQRVLQVKGRRSVRATEVAVSWDSFNQGDCFILDLGAEIYQWCGSQSNRFEKLKATQVAKGIRDNERSGRARVYVCDEGVEREKMLEVLGPKPDLPGGTCDDITADASNRKRAKLYKVSNASGGMTIALVAAENPFAQSALESGDCFILDHGPDGKIFVWKGKDANMDERKEAMKAADEFIKKMNYPKHTQVQILPEMGETPLFKQFFKNWRDKDQTEGLGVAYIANSIAKIEKVDFDASTLHDSPAMAAQHGMVDDGTGEKQIWRIEGSDKAAVDPSSYGQFYGGDSYIILYNYSHGGRQGHIIYMWQGMDSSQDEIGTCALLSAQLDEELGGGPVQVRVVQGKEPAHLMSLFGGQPMVVYKGGTSREGGQSAPAETRLFQVRANSAGHTRAVELDAVSSNLNSNDAFILVTPGGSFLWVGVGASDTEKQGAQQLCDLLGVSASELSEGGEADQFWEALGGKTDYRTSTRLKDKMDAHPPRLFACSNKTGNFIIEEVPGEITQDDLATDDVMILDTWEQVFVWIGNEAQEEEKTEAMKSAVRYIETDPANRDKRTPIVKIKQSFEPPTFTGWFLGWDHEYWASDPLERAMAELAL; this is translated from the exons ATGGCAGCGCAGCACCCAGAGTTCGAGCGGGCCGGACAGAAGCCGGGCCTCCAGGTGTGGAGGGTGGAGAACTTTGACCTGGTGCCGGTCCCTGAGAACCTGTACGGAGGGTTTTATACCGGAGACGCCTACCTCATCCTCAACACCATCAAACAACGCTCCGGGAACCTGCAGTATGACCTCCACTTCTGGCTGG GTGATTCTTGCACCCAGGATGAGAGCGGCTCGGCGGCCATCTTTACAGTCCAAATGGACGACTTCCTGGGGGGGAAACCCATCCAGTACCGCGAGGTCCAGGGATACGAGTCCAAAACCTTCCTTGGTTACTTCAAGTCTGGACTCAAATACATG AAAGGAGGCGTGGCGTCTGGGTTCAAGCACGTGGTCACTAACGAGGTGCAGGTGCAGCGAGTGCTCCAGGTCAAAGGTCGCCGTTCTGTCCGGGCAACAGAGGTGGCGGTCAGCTGGGACAGCTTCAACCAGGGAGACTGCTTCATCCTGGACCTGGGAGCT GAGATCTACCAGTGGTGCGGCTCGCAGAGCAACCGCTTCGAGAAGCTGAAGGCTACTCAGGTCGCCAAGGGTATCCGTGACAACGagcgcagtgggagggcccGGGTTTATGTCTGTGACGAgggagtggagagagagaagatgttGGAG GTGTTGGGTCCTAAACCTGATCTGCCTGGCGGAAcctgtgatgacatcacagctgatgcttccaacaggaagAGGGCCAAACTCTACAAG GTGTCCAACGCCAGCGGGGGCATGACCATCGCGCTGGTGGCAGCAGAGAACCCGTTCGCCCAGAGCGCCCTGGAATCTGGCGACTGCTTCATTTTGGACCACGGCCCCGACGGCAAGATCTTCGTCTGGAAAG GCAAAGACGCCAACATGGACGAGCGAAAGGAAGCGATGAAGGCAGCAGACGAGTTCATCAAGAAGATGAATTACCCCAAACACACTCAGGTGCAGATCCTGCCAGAGATGGGCGAGACGCCGCTCTTCAAGCAGTTCTTCAAAAACTGGCGGGACAAAGATCAGACGGAGGGCCTGGGCGTGGCCTACATCGCCAACAGCATCGCCAAGATCGAGAAGGTGGACTTTGACGCGTCCACCCTGCACGACTCCCCCGCCATGGCCGCCCAGCACGGCATGGTGGATGACGGCACCGGAGAGAAGCAG ATCTGGCGTATTGAGGGTTCAGACAAGGCGGCGGTGGATCCGTCCTCATATGGACAGTTCTACGGAGGAGACAGCTACATCATCCTCTATAACTACAGTCACGGAGGACGCCAGGGACACATTATCTACATGTG GCAGGGGATGGACTCCAGTCAGGATGAAATCGGAACCTGTGCTCTCCTCAGCGCCCAGCTGGATGAGGAGCTCGGCGGCGGTCCTGTGCAG GTGAGGGTGGTGCAGGGCAAAGAGCCGGCCCATCTGATGAGTCTGTTTGGAGGACAGCCCATGGTGGTGTACAAGGGAGGCACGTCCCGAGAAGGAGGTCAGTCGGCTCCTGCAGAGACTCGACTCTTCCAGGTGCGCGCCAACTCTGCAGGACACACCAGAGCTGTGGAG CTTGACGCAGTGTCATCCAACCTGAACTCCAACGATGCTTTTATTCTGGTGACCCCCGGCGGCTCCTTCCTGTGGGTGGGCGTGGGTGCCAGTGACACAGAGAAGCAGGGAGCCCAGCAGCTGTGTGACCTCCTGGGAGTGTCTGCCTCCGAGCTGTCTGAGGGAGGAGAAGCTG ATCAGTTCTGGGAGGCTCTGGGAGGAAAGACAGATTACCGCACTTCTACCAGACTGAAGGACAAGATGGACGCTCACCCACCCAGACTCTTTGCCTGCTCCAATAAGACTGGAAACTTCATC ATCGAGGAGGTTCCCGGGGAGATTACCCAGGACGACCTGGccactgatgatgtcatgatccTGGACACCTGGGAGCAG gtGTTTGTCTGGATCGGAAACGAGGcccaggaggaagagaagactGAAGCCATGAAGTCTG CTGTCCGTTACATCGAGACAGACCCGGCCAACAGAGACAAGAGGACGCCCATCGTCAAGATCAAGCAGAGCTTCGAGCCGCCCACCTTCACCGGCTGGTTCCTGGGCTGGGACCACGAGTACTGGGCCAGCGACCCCCTGGAGCGCGCCATGGCCGAGCTGGCCCTGTGA